One window of Medicago truncatula cultivar Jemalong A17 chromosome 2, MtrunA17r5.0-ANR, whole genome shotgun sequence genomic DNA carries:
- the LOC112418210 gene encoding uncharacterized protein produces MGLNEEQLQPFKGTPSGFTGEKVHVRGYITLKTIFGSGDQQKSIKIRYLVINSPSSYNVIIGRPSINLLDAFVSTKHLLMKYPLDDGRGGTLHGDQKVARECYHASLKLKVKRSEELEVKVVDLDPREEYQQERIEPIEAVKDIIIRPLPHQVTKIGTSLEKFEEESLVQLLRENVDLFAWGPSDMPGIDIEVACHHLAVRPSVKPVVQKKRKMGEEKRKAVDEEVKKLQEAHFISEIKYPTWLVNTALVKKA; encoded by the coding sequence ATGGGTTTAAATGAGGAACAACTTCAGCCATTTAAAGGAACCCCTTCCGGTTTCACTGGCGAAAAGGTGCACGTACGGGGATATATTACCCTAAAAACCATTTTCGGGTCAGGAGACCAACAAAAgtcaataaaaataagatatttgGTAATAAATTCTCCTAGCTCGTATAATGTGATCATTGGTCGCCCTTCCATCAACCTTTTAGATGCCTTTGTATCCACCAAACATCTATTGATGAAGTACCCACTTGATGATGGGCGAGGAGGCACGTTGCATGGTGATCAAAAAGTAGCACGTGAATGCTATCACGCCAGCCTCAAGTTGAAAGTCAAGAGGAGTGAGGAACTCGAAGTTAAGGTTGTTGATCTTGATCCCCGTGAAGAATATCAGCAAGAACGAATAGAACCTATCGAAGCCGTGAAAGATATCATCATTAGGCCGCTTCCGCACCAAGTCACTAAGATAGGTACCTCCCTTGAAAAATTTGAAGAGGAAAGTCTAGTACAACTCCTGCGGGAAAATGTTGATTTATTCGCTTGGGGGCCATCAGATATGCCCGGTATTGATATTGAGGTAGCTTGTCATCATTTGGCAGTCAGGCCTTCTGTTAAGCCAGTGGTTCAGAAAAAGCGTAAGATGGGGGAAGAAAAAAGGAAGGCAGTGGATGAAGAGgttaaaaaattacaagaggCACACTTCATTAGCGAAATTAAATATCCAACGTGGTTAGTAAACACCGCTCTCGTCAAAAAAGCTTAA